One Peromyscus leucopus breed LL Stock chromosome 2, UCI_PerLeu_2.1, whole genome shotgun sequence DNA window includes the following coding sequences:
- the LOC114688461 gene encoding interferon alpha-12-like: MARPCALLTFLVVMHFWSSCCLGCDLPETHHLRNKRASTLLAQMRRLSPLSCLKDRMDFVFPLEKVDAQRIQNAQAIPALQELTQQVLILFSSEDSSVAWETNLLATFCTSLHHQLKDLQACLMEQGEVQEPSLSQEDSLVAVRNYFHRITVYLKEKKHSPCAWEVVRAEVRRALSSSAKLLAGLTEEKE, translated from the coding sequence ATGGCCAGGCCCTGTGCTCTCCTGACATTCCTGGTGGTCATGCACTTCTGGTCAAGCTGCTGTCTGGGATGTGACCTGCCCGAGACTCATCATCTAAGGAACAAGAGAGCCTCCACACTCCTGGCACAAATGAGGagactctcccctctctcctgcctcaaggACAGAATGGACTTTGTATTCCCTCTGGAGAAGGTGGATGCACAGCGGATTCAGAATGCCCAAGCCATCCCAGCCCTGCAGGAGCTGACCCAGCAGGTCCTGATCCTCTTCAGTTCAGAGGACTCATCTGTTGCTTGGGAGACAAACCTCCTAGCCACATTCTGCACTAGCCTCCACCACCAGCTCAAAGACCTGCAAGCCTGTCTGATGGAGCAGGGTGAGGTGCAGGAACCTTCCCTGAGCCAGGAAGACTCCCTGGTGGCTGTGAGGAACTACTTCCACAGGATCACTGTCTacctgaaggagaagaaacacagcccCTGTGCCTGGGAGGTGGTCAGAGCAGAAGTCAGGAGAGCCCTGTCTTCCTCAGCCAAGCTGCTGGCAGGACTGACTGAGGAGAAGGAGTAA